The genomic region TTGCCACGGCAAGCGTAACTTTTTGCACAGGAGTAATCCCGCTCACTGCATTTCCCTGCTGAGCGAGACTCCCCAGTTAAGGTACTTGCATCACGATCTCTGGTTTTTGACTGAATGGAAGGACTCTTAACTTGTCCTCTGGGTGAAACAGAGCCAGAAAGCTCCTGCCAGTGCGCCTGGTTTTGCTGTGGAAGATAATGGTGATACTGTAGCAATCTGGATGGATGAAATGTCCCAGAAAGACCCAGGATATTTGTAGGATGTCCTGACCCATTCCTTCCTCAGCCAAAACCCTTGGAGCTTAAAACTAACTTTCATCCCCAGAGAATTACCAATGGAGCATCACTCACTCAAACCAGCCCAGTGTGCTCTGCTCTCTTTGGAACGGAGGAGAAAACCTCCCCTGACGGGTtcacaggagaggctgagtgaCGTGAGCCCACCTGGGATCTGTGGCAGATTTGAGCAGTTGGCCCAAGGGAATCGTGCTGCCCAAAGGAGCCATCGGGGACTACTGCACAGAGCCGGCACCCCGGGAGCACACTGGGGATATGGGTCACCCCAATACTGGCAGGCCCAGGTGACGGTACAGGATGCGCAGACATGTGCACAATGGGGTGGTGGCAGCTGGCCGACATCCCCTGGGACATGCAGGAGTGAGGCACACAGGACCCTGCTGTGTCCAGAGTGCTCACAGGTACCACCTCTGGACTTACTGCATCCAAAGGGTGGGTgttggggtgggaggagaggtgAGGAGAGGCTTTTGACGAAACCTCCTGCCACGGGTTCAGAGCTCCCCCAAACCTCCCTGTACGCACTGGGCATTGCACTGGGCTGGCAAGGAGGGAGAAGATGTGAACGTCCCTCTTAGCACCAGCATCATGCCTTCATACAGCGGTTCAGTAGCCAGTCAGCCCCGGGGCAGTGCAGAAAATGCAGATAGTCTATAAACATGGGATTTTGTGCCACACCCAGATTAAATGGCTTGGGTCCAGAAAGCAGAGGTGGTGTAACGGGCCCATTTCGCCAAAAAGCTCAGTGTCCCTTCTCAGATACATGCAGGGAAAGGAGATCAAGGGATGCTTCACAGCTTTCGTTGGGATGACAGTTAAGGGAGAGCCAATCCATGCCATAGGACTCTGGTGTGCAGGGGACTAAACAAGTGCAAGCTACCTCCCAGCCTATCCCATCTCACTCCGCAGCAGGGGAGCAGAAGGTCAGGCAGATCGGGAGAGGCTTATGTGGTAAGTCTGGCAGCAATGGAGAGCTGCAGAATATTCTCAGCTTGACACAGGACTTGGACAAACCTCTTTACTAAACATCTTTAATTTGAATGTAGTGCATCTGgaatggatggatgggtggatggatgtTCTCCATCTCCCAAACAGACACAGAGAAGTGGTGCACCTTTAGCAGTGGTAAAAGCATTCAGTCTCTGGGGCTTGCTGGGCCCTTGGCCCTCTGCACAGAGCTTCAGCAAGCTTACCATCCCAGCACCAAGGGTGGGTGCTGTGAAGAGCTCAGCTGAAGCAACCATCTGGGTTGAAATCCCATTTATTTCCCCCACAATACCCCCTGGATTTAAACAGACTGGTTAGATTTAACCCAGTGAGTAGGAGTAAAAGGCTCTGTATCCCTTTGCAAGCTGCAAAGACGCTGCAGAGACCTTTCTTACTGAGGGTCATGTCAAGATGCCAGGCAGCTCAAACTCAAGTGATTAACAAGGGACCTTTCATTTGAGTGATTCATCAGTCTCAGCCATAGGGAGGAGCAGAAGTTCTTGGCTGGGTGAAGGGCTGTGAACACGTGGGAAGCCCCAAGTCTACAGTGCCACACAAACCTTGCCTAAGAAGCAAAGGGGCAGAAAGGTGAGTGGTGAGTACGAGACCCAGATCAGCAAAGAGTGAAGTGACGATCAGCCCTGCTTGTGCAGGGCAGGACTGTCATCCCAACTGAGGCTTGTGGACTGCTGCCCACCCAGGAGAAGATCTTCTGGACTCAATGGGCAGCATGTCAGACCTCGGGCACACCGAAAGCCAGGTTGTCCCGAATCATCAGCGTCTTCCGAAGGTCTCGTTCCATGATCGGTCTCTGCGTTCGCCATTTATGGGCTTCCTGGAGTCCTGGCTCGAAGTAGTAAATGCAAGCTCCAAAGCCCACCAAGATGAGAATGGAGATCATCAGATACACTGGCACAAACCAATCCAAGAAGTGGGGCATGGCTaccagagaaaagaggaaaaagctcgTGCAGCGGGAGCACCCGAAACCACCTCCATTGAGCTTCATTCCAAGACATCTGCCACATCAGCAGTGCCCatcctccctgcaccccccctCACAGCCCCACCACACCCCAGTTCATGCTCAGTTGCACCCCAGGGCACCTCAGCCTTCAGGAGAGGGCAATCCCTTTGGCTTGTCGCTGGGACCCCCTCACTGAGCAGCAgtccagctccctccctgcagaaTGGCACGAGTCTGaacacccccagccctgctgccagcaaTTACAGGTAGGTGGCAGGTGCCTGGCTAAGCCAAGCTCCTGCAGCAGGTAAGTACAGCTGCTTCTCATTTCCCACTTGGGGGAGAATCTGCTGCCCCTTTCGCTGACACTCCACAACCCCTTTGAATTCCCAGTCTGAGTTGGTCTAGCTCGGGGCTGAGGCCTCCCTTGCTGCACCCCTATTTAGCATCCTGCTTTGCCGGGTCTTGGGGACCTTGCAACTCTTGGTTGAGCACTGGTCTCTGCCTTGCCTGGCCTGGGCTTGCACCAGTTTTCCACATGCTTCTGAGCCTCCCTAGGCTTTTTCCCAGTGATATTCAGGAGGCACTGGTTGGGTTTATCAGTCAGCCCTCCCTAATAGGTATTGCTGCCTATGACACTTAGGAGTTCTGCTGCAGGATCCTTTCGAGCCAGGTCTCTGCTTTGCTGGCTGCTGTGCACTAGTGCAGAGCCCAGATCCACCCCTGCATCAGCTGCTGGGCAGTGGGAGCCACTTACCAGGAGCAGCGGATCTGCCTTGCCAGGACCCCCTCACCACCAAGGTGCAAGGTGCTGAGTCTGGAGCAGCGCCGCCCTGGAGAACACAAAACAACGCGCCGCATGATCACTGTCGACCCAGGGCTAAAAATGAGCAAGCAGGAAGGAGCAaacctctccctgcccagccatCAGGGCTGAAGCTTTCTGGAGGGGTGGACAGATGGGGTGCCAGCCCCACAACCTGCTggtgccctggccccctccctccACAACATTATGGCCTTGCTGATGCTGTGCTCAGGGCATACACCCTGACTTGGGGCCATTTAAAAGCTGTAATGGCACCACATTTGTGGCCATCCCTTATCCCCATCCTTTAAGAGGGAGGGAACAACCCACATTGCAGCGCAGAGTGGTGCCCACCTTGTCTGACTCCCAGCTGCCCACTCTTACTGAAACACCTGCCAGGGTGTGGGTCATGCAGGGGCAGAAAAGGGGATCGAGAagcatccccctccccaccaaaaagcacagctgcagcctcccctgGGTGCCAGGGCTGCTGAGTTTTGCACAGTGAGTGTGCTGCTTGTCACAGGCTTCGGTGGATTAAATCGGGGACCCTCAGGCTTGGGAAAGCACAATGGTGCCAGGCTCAGGCACAAAAAGCAGTCCTGAAGGGAGGTTCTCCAAAACCTTCGCCCCTCGGTGGGCATGATGAAAGGccccttgacttcagcaaggatGGAGTTAGGGCAAAGCTGCACCCGTGTCGAGCTCCTGCTTTTCCAGACACCTGAAAACTGCCACCTGTGATCATCCCCTGAGTCACCCCTCTGCTAATAACCATGTGTCCCTGATCCACGGAGCGGTTAaggggaggctggggagagctCTGAGCATCTCCATCCTCTTCCCCACTCCTGGCCCATAAGGCTGCTGCCCTTTCCCATACTGGAGCCTGGgcttttttgaggttttttttttaataacacagCCATCAGTTGATTCCAATGTGCCCAGCAGCATTTATCTGCTGGACGCCTCTTACGGCAGGACagcccatccctgcctgctcGCCCCAAGACTAGCAGCAGGAAGCATGAGGTTCATCTCTACCCTCTGAATAACACCATTTTTGTCACAGGGTTAGTTCTGAAATGAGCTGCAATTCTTGTTAACGTAAGCAAGAAACTGCCACCATTGGAGAAAATGCCTGATTTCCTCACACTTATTGGCATGGATGTTGATATTTATCTGTTCTCCTTGCATGACAGGAGAGACCTCAGTGGATTTTGCCTCCTCCTACCATGCTCTTTGGCTTTCAGCAGTCCTTGGTTTTGCTACCCATGGCGCTGCCCCTACCATTGCCAAGTCCCGGAGGactttttctgtctccctctcaaTGATTTGCACCTCCCTTTTGGCGGGCCCCCACTCCACCTGATTGACAGCAACGGGACCGGGCGGCTCAGCATCAGACACCATTTGGTCAGGAGCAAAGGGGCAGTCCGGGCGCTGCTCCTGCCTCTTCATGGTTGCCTCTGCCTTCCTGAGGTGAGTAACTCAGGAGGAaaccccctgccccagcccacaATAACATTGCAGATGTGTTGAGGGGAGCAGGGATCCTGCTGTGGGGTTTCCCTCGCTCAACCCATCCTGAGGGACTGCGGAAGGAATTAGGCATAAACCCCCCTTCCCAACAGGAGTTGGGTCTGAAGTCTGGGTTTGGCCAGAGGCCCCTCAGTGCAGCT from Gavia stellata isolate bGavSte3 chromosome 4, bGavSte3.hap2, whole genome shotgun sequence harbors:
- the SMIM45 gene encoding small integral membrane protein 45 — protein: MPHFLDWFVPVYLMISILILVGFGACIYYFEPGLQEAHKWRTQRPIMERDLRKTLMIRDNLAFGVPEV